A genomic region of Zea mays cultivar B73 chromosome 6, Zm-B73-REFERENCE-NAM-5.0, whole genome shotgun sequence contains the following coding sequences:
- the LOC100276328 gene encoding uncharacterized protein isoform X1 — protein sequence MAFPTAAAVLLNENMQIHKGNRVDAPSAKPLKSSAKPERKALQDVSNIPKGTALKNRSTVKEGSALKERPALHNVSNNLKERSILKERPPLQDVSNTRNERSILKEKSALCSHEAIKNPVNIFADDEETKGCHEWAKDGMEGTHFTGNDSQKLDKDVQHKRIKKKVAKVTSALYGWSHEVYGHVMFMAMVPKFSEESKELELEPEILPDITRCMSTSGKRDDAPSAKRLKPKLQEPKALQVQDLSNTVKGSPSLCSHEAVKNPVKIFTVEETKKCHESANDVSEGTHFTGNDRQKLDKDVQGKRDKTQLVEDSPTDDELDDYPFLDNSPVKFELKDESVIPDIGAI from the exons ATGGCTTTCCCAACTGCAGCAGCTGTTTTGCTTAATGAGAACATGCAGATTCATAAAG GAAACAGGGTTGATGCACCAAGTGCCAAACCACTGAAATCATCAGCCAAACCTGAGAGAAAGGCTCTTCAGGATGTGTCTAACATTCCTAAAGGCACTGCTTTAAAGAACAGATCCACAGTCAAAGAGGGGTCCGCCTTGAAAGAAAGGCCTGCACTCCACAATGTGTCTAACAACCTCAAAGAGAGGTCCATCCTGAAAGAGAGGCCTCCTCTTCAGGATGTGTCTAACACCCGCAATGAGAGGTCCATCCTGAAAGAGAAATCTGCCCTGTGTAGCCATGAAGCTATTAAGAACCCAGTGAATATTTTTGCTGATGACGAAGAGACCAAAGGGTGCCATGAATGGGCTAAGGATGGGATGGAGGGCACTCACTTCACTGGAAATGATTCTCAGAAGTTGGATAAAGATGTGCAACACAAAC GTATCAAGAAGAAAGTGGCAAAAGTTACGTCAGCATTGTATGGCTGGTCACATGAGGTATATGGTCATGTGATGTTTATGGCTATG GTTCCCAAGTTTTCTGAAGAATCGAAAGAGCTGGAGCTGGAACCAGAGATTCTTCCAGACATCACTAGGTGTATGTCTACCTCAGGCAAGAGGGATGATGCACCAAGCGCCAAACGGCTGAAGCCTAAGCTTCAAGAACCGAAGGCTCTTCAGGTTCAGGATTTGTCTAACACTGTCAAAGGGAGCCCTTCTCTGTGCAGCCATGAAGCTGTGAAGAACCCAGTGAAAATATTCACTGTTGAAGAGACCAAAAAGTGTCATGAATCGGCTAATGATGTGTCGGAGGGCACTCACTTCACAGGAAATGATCGTCAGAAGCTGGATAAGGATGTGCAAGGCAAGC GTGACAAAACACAGCTGGTTGAAGATTCTCCTACTGATGATGAGCTTGACGACTACCCATTTTTGGACAACAGTCCTGTTAAGTTTGAGCTGAAAGATGAGTCAGTGATTCCAGATATTGGAGCAATCTGA
- the LOC100276328 gene encoding uncharacterized protein isoform X2, protein MAFPTAAAVLLNENMQIHKGNRVDAPSAKPLKSSAKPERKALQDVSNIPKGTALKNRSTVKEGSALKERPALHNVSNNLKERSILKERPPLQDVSNTRNERSILKEKSALCSHEAIKNPVNIFADDEETKGCHEWAKDGMEGTHFTGNDSQKLDKDVQHKRIKKKVAKVTSALYGWSHEVYGHVMFMAMVPKFSEESKELELEPEILPDITRCMSTSGKRDDAPSAKRLKPKLQEPKALQVQDLSNTVKGSPSLCSHEAVKNPVKIFTVEETKKCHESANDVSEGTHFTGNDRQKLDKDVQGDKTQLVEDSPTDDELDDYPFLDNSPVKFELKDESVIPDIGAI, encoded by the exons ATGGCTTTCCCAACTGCAGCAGCTGTTTTGCTTAATGAGAACATGCAGATTCATAAAG GAAACAGGGTTGATGCACCAAGTGCCAAACCACTGAAATCATCAGCCAAACCTGAGAGAAAGGCTCTTCAGGATGTGTCTAACATTCCTAAAGGCACTGCTTTAAAGAACAGATCCACAGTCAAAGAGGGGTCCGCCTTGAAAGAAAGGCCTGCACTCCACAATGTGTCTAACAACCTCAAAGAGAGGTCCATCCTGAAAGAGAGGCCTCCTCTTCAGGATGTGTCTAACACCCGCAATGAGAGGTCCATCCTGAAAGAGAAATCTGCCCTGTGTAGCCATGAAGCTATTAAGAACCCAGTGAATATTTTTGCTGATGACGAAGAGACCAAAGGGTGCCATGAATGGGCTAAGGATGGGATGGAGGGCACTCACTTCACTGGAAATGATTCTCAGAAGTTGGATAAAGATGTGCAACACAAAC GTATCAAGAAGAAAGTGGCAAAAGTTACGTCAGCATTGTATGGCTGGTCACATGAGGTATATGGTCATGTGATGTTTATGGCTATG GTTCCCAAGTTTTCTGAAGAATCGAAAGAGCTGGAGCTGGAACCAGAGATTCTTCCAGACATCACTAGGTGTATGTCTACCTCAGGCAAGAGGGATGATGCACCAAGCGCCAAACGGCTGAAGCCTAAGCTTCAAGAACCGAAGGCTCTTCAGGTTCAGGATTTGTCTAACACTGTCAAAGGGAGCCCTTCTCTGTGCAGCCATGAAGCTGTGAAGAACCCAGTGAAAATATTCACTGTTGAAGAGACCAAAAAGTGTCATGAATCGGCTAATGATGTGTCGGAGGGCACTCACTTCACAGGAAATGATCGTCAGAAGCTGGATAAGGATGTGCAAG GTGACAAAACACAGCTGGTTGAAGATTCTCCTACTGATGATGAGCTTGACGACTACCCATTTTTGGACAACAGTCCTGTTAAGTTTGAGCTGAAAGATGAGTCAGTGATTCCAGATATTGGAGCAATCTGA